Below is a window of Prosthecochloris sp. GSB1 DNA.
TCTGCCGATGTTCGATCCCTTCCTTCTTCTTGACGATTTCCGTTCCTCGAATCCTGAAGACTACCGGAAGGGGTTTCCCTGGCACCCCCACCGGGGCATTGAAACCGTCACCTACCTTCTGGAAGGATCGGTCGAACATCGCGACAGCCTGGGCAACCGTGGCGTGATCCATCCAGGCGGCGTTCAATGGATGACCGCCGGAAGCGGCATCATTCACGAGGAAATGCCGAAGGGTGACGCCAGGGGAAATATCGCCGGGTTTCAGCTTTGGGCGAACCTGCCCGCTGCACGAAAAATGACTCCCCCGCGATATCGCGACGTGCATGCCTCCTCGATCCCCGAACTTCGCCGCGGTGACGGAGTCCTGATCCGAATCGTTTGCGGCGAGGTCAACGGCGTCGGGGGAGCGGTCAGCGGCATCGACGTCGATCCTGAGTATCTCGATGTCACCATTCCGCCGGAAACGGTATGGCTCCACCCCGTCAACGAAAGCCATACGGCTTTTGCCTATGTCATCGCCGGAGACGGCTGCTTCGGCCTCGACACCCAACCGTTCCGCCACGATACCGAGGGCGTGAGCTGTTTCAACATTGAATCAGGCCCGAAGTTCGGCAACGAAACCCTGGTCCTCTTCGAAAAGGACGGCGACCACCTGCACGTCGCTACCGGAGCGAACGCAGTGCGGTTCCTGTTTTTTTCCGGCAGACCCCTCGATGAACCGATCGCCTGGCACGGCCCGATAGTCATGAACACGAGAGCGGAGCTGAAGACCGCTTTCGATGAGTATGAAAATGGCTCCTTCCTGAAAAAATCAGCCTCGCGACAGCCGTCATGACAGCGAGAAAAACCGCCGCCGCCATAACGCTCTCCCTGCTCGTTACGATGCTGGCCATCTTCCTGCACCTGCTTTGGCGACCGCAGGTATCCGGTCATGCGATGCGCGAAGCCTTCGCGGCATTCGAGACATACCGGCGAAATCATCCCGGCGAAACGGTGCGCGCGCTCGCCGTCGTGGATTACGCCCGGCCTTCGTACGCGAAACGCATGGTGATCATCGACATCGCGACGGGCGAGAGAACCGCTTACAGGGTAGCTCACGGAAGGAACAGCGGGAACCTGCACGCCGTCAGCTTCTCGGATGAACCGGGATCGAACATGAGCAGCCTCGGCCTGTTCAGAACCGGCAGGGAGTATACAGGCGATCACGGACTGGCGCTACGTCTGCACGGGCTGGACTCGCTGAAAAACGCCAACGCGTTCAGGAGGGATATCGTCCTGCACTCCGCCTGGTACGTTTCCGTCCCGGTCATCGTCGAAAACATCCTCACGTTAGACGGACCGAGAATAGGAAGAAGCAACGGCTGCTTCGTGGTCTCCCCCTCGTCGATAGACGAGGTGGTCGGGAAACTTGCCGAAGGATCCCTGCTTTACGCCTACGGTAAGACAGACGAGCCTTTTCGCCGATCAAACCGCGAATGGCCGCCTTGAGAAAAAGCATGGCCGGTGAAAGCGACAAAGTGCAGAAAGCTCCTGGCGCCTCCGGCGGTTCATGTCGGCTTCTTCGATGCGATCAGGACATTTCGAGCATTCGCCGGATAGGCTTCAGCGCATTTTCACGCAGCGCCTCGTCGACAAAGATCCGCGGCTCGCGCCGCTCCATGCATTCGCAGAGTTTTTCGAGCGTGTTCTGCTTCATCTGGGTGCAGACGCTCGAAGGCGAGAACGGGTCCTTCGGAGCCGGAAGAAAGGTC
It encodes the following:
- a CDS encoding pirin family protein, coding for MEKPRSIRKVFESKPVTEGAGVHLKRVFGFNHLPMFDPFLLLDDFRSSNPEDYRKGFPWHPHRGIETVTYLLEGSVEHRDSLGNRGVIHPGGVQWMTAGSGIIHEEMPKGDARGNIAGFQLWANLPAARKMTPPRYRDVHASSIPELRRGDGVLIRIVCGEVNGVGGAVSGIDVDPEYLDVTIPPETVWLHPVNESHTAFAYVIAGDGCFGLDTQPFRHDTEGVSCFNIESGPKFGNETLVLFEKDGDHLHVATGANAVRFLFFSGRPLDEPIAWHGPIVMNTRAELKTAFDEYENGSFLKKSASRQPS
- a CDS encoding murein L,D-transpeptidase catalytic domain family protein; amino-acid sequence: MTARKTAAAITLSLLVTMLAIFLHLLWRPQVSGHAMREAFAAFETYRRNHPGETVRALAVVDYARPSYAKRMVIIDIATGERTAYRVAHGRNSGNLHAVSFSDEPGSNMSSLGLFRTGREYTGDHGLALRLHGLDSLKNANAFRRDIVLHSAWYVSVPVIVENILTLDGPRIGRSNGCFVVSPSSIDEVVGKLAEGSLLYAYGKTDEPFRRSNREWPP